In Chlorocebus sabaeus isolate Y175 chromosome 5, mChlSab1.0.hap1, whole genome shotgun sequence, one genomic interval encodes:
- the SYCE1L gene encoding synaptonemal complex central element protein 1-like isoform X1 produces MVIKLQKEGSLEPQIEDLINRINELQQAKKKSSEELRETHTLWEALHRELDSLNGEKVHLEEVLSKKQEALRILQMHCQEKESEARRLDVKEQLEDLMGQHKDLWEFHMLEQRLAREIRALERSKEQLLSERRLVRAKLRDVERRLRSQLEVEGGRAVNDGLKAELEIFGEQVPSAPEVGAGEGEGLALSHRLECSGLASAHCHLPVPGSTDSPALASRVAGTTGAGQKFVLQARSTGGF; encoded by the exons ATGGTGATAAAGCTGCAGAAAG agGGAAGTCTGGAGCCACAGATAGAGGACCTGATTAACCGGATTAACGAGCTTCAGCAAG CAAAGAAGAAATCCAGTGAGGAACTGAGAGAGACCCACACTCTCTGGGAGGCCCTGCATAGGGAATTAGACTCCT TGAATGGAGAGAAAGTGCACCTAGAGGAGGTCTTGAGCAAAAAGCAAG AGGCACTCAGGATCCTCCAGATGCACTGCCAAGAGAAGGAAAGTGAGGCTCGGAG GTTGGATGTCAAAGAACAGCTGGAGGATCTGATGGGCCAGCACAAGGACCTCTGGGAATTCCAC ATGCTGGAGCAGCGACTGGCCCGGGAGATCCGTGCCCTGGAGAGGAGCAAGGAGCAGCTGCTCTCGGAGA GGAGGCTGGTGCGCGCCAAGCTGCGGGACGTGGAGCGGCGGCTGCGCTCGCAGCTTGAGGTCGAAGGCGGCAGGGCGGTGAATGACGg GCTGAAGGCGGAGCTGGAGATATTCGGGGAGCAGGTCCCGAGCGCCCCCGAGGTCGGGGCCGGCGAGGGAGAG ggtctcgctctgtcacacaggctggagtgcagtggcctggcctccgctcactgccatctccccgtcccgggttcaaccgattcgcctgccttagcctcccgagtagctgggactacag
- the SYCE1L gene encoding synaptonemal complex central element protein 1-like isoform X2 yields MAGKLKPLNVEAPEATEEAEGQAKSLKTEDLLAMVIKLQKEGSLEPQIEDLINRINELQQAKKKSSEELRETHTLWEALHRELDSLNGEKVHLEEVLSKKQEALRILQMHCQEKESEARRLDVKEQLEDLMGQHKDLWEFHMLEQRLAREIRALERSKEQLLSERRLVRAKLRDVERRLRSQLEVEGGRAVNDGLKAELEIFGEQVPSAPEVGAGEGEAGPELPRARDEVDPEPPVAAPDAP; encoded by the exons GGCAAGCCAAGTCTTTGAAGACTGAAGACTTGCTGGCAATGGTGATAAAGCTGCAGAAAG agGGAAGTCTGGAGCCACAGATAGAGGACCTGATTAACCGGATTAACGAGCTTCAGCAAG CAAAGAAGAAATCCAGTGAGGAACTGAGAGAGACCCACACTCTCTGGGAGGCCCTGCATAGGGAATTAGACTCCT TGAATGGAGAGAAAGTGCACCTAGAGGAGGTCTTGAGCAAAAAGCAAG AGGCACTCAGGATCCTCCAGATGCACTGCCAAGAGAAGGAAAGTGAGGCTCGGAG GTTGGATGTCAAAGAACAGCTGGAGGATCTGATGGGCCAGCACAAGGACCTCTGGGAATTCCAC ATGCTGGAGCAGCGACTGGCCCGGGAGATCCGTGCCCTGGAGAGGAGCAAGGAGCAGCTGCTCTCGGAGA GGAGGCTGGTGCGCGCCAAGCTGCGGGACGTGGAGCGGCGGCTGCGCTCGCAGCTTGAGGTCGAAGGCGGCAGGGCGGTGAATGACGg GCTGAAGGCGGAGCTGGAGATATTCGGGGAGCAGGTCCCGAGCGCCCCCGAGGTCGGGGCCGGCGAGGGAGAG GCCGGACCTGAGCTCCCCCGCGCCCGCGACGAGGTGGATCCGGAGCCGCCGGTGGCTGCCCCTGACGCCCCCTAG